From a region of the Geothrix sp. 21YS21S-2 genome:
- the murJ gene encoding murein biosynthesis integral membrane protein MurJ has translation MGSLTLLSRITGMLQSRVVAYYLGAGPAADAFLVAFRIPNLLRRFTAEGTMTSAFLPTVGEVEAARGEEAARDLVARFLGTLALLLTCLCALGIPAMGLLAGLQVMGRLAPGAGWGHQAGLLWDIVLGLQPGPPEYLLTTTLARIMFPYLALVSVTAGLSAVLNLKGRFGLPASVSTFWNAAFIGITLACLAWGPRAWRAPERAAVVMAVAVLAGGLVQLFILWPAFRGLGYGIRWGLHLEDPGVRTALRRMAPGILGTGIHPINVLISTTLASQLAVGAQAVLFNANMMGEMVLGVFAASVATVSLPAMSRLVDAGDAPGLRASLASALRGTAVLAIPGAVGMAVLARPIIALIFQTGRYSARDVEWTATTLAFQAVGILFVATGRITAQCLYALKDYRRPAYAALLGMGVNVVLSYILMKPLGTGGIALANGLASIAGLGFMVAGLRRRMPDLPVREVVGGWLSMGLAAGLMGLLAWLGARLLGLSSFQGLGGTGARLFPLIGLCGLSYGALLLLFRVPEGASLAALLARKLGRKT, from the coding sequence GTGGGTTCGCTCACGCTCCTTTCGCGCATCACCGGCATGCTCCAGAGCCGGGTGGTGGCGTACTACCTGGGGGCGGGCCCCGCGGCCGACGCGTTCCTGGTGGCCTTCCGCATCCCCAACCTCCTGCGCCGGTTCACGGCGGAGGGGACGATGACCTCGGCCTTCCTCCCCACCGTGGGCGAGGTGGAGGCGGCCCGGGGCGAGGAGGCCGCAAGGGACCTGGTGGCGCGGTTCCTGGGGACCCTGGCCCTGCTCCTGACCTGCCTGTGCGCCCTGGGCATCCCCGCCATGGGGCTGCTGGCGGGCCTCCAGGTGATGGGGAGGCTGGCGCCCGGCGCGGGCTGGGGGCACCAGGCCGGGCTGCTGTGGGACATCGTCCTGGGCCTGCAGCCGGGGCCGCCGGAGTATCTCCTCACCACCACCCTGGCCCGCATCATGTTCCCCTACCTGGCGCTGGTGAGCGTCACCGCGGGGCTGTCGGCGGTCCTGAACCTGAAGGGGCGCTTCGGCCTGCCCGCCTCGGTGTCCACGTTCTGGAACGCCGCCTTCATCGGCATCACCCTGGCCTGCCTCGCCTGGGGGCCCAGGGCCTGGCGGGCCCCGGAACGGGCCGCGGTGGTCATGGCGGTGGCGGTGCTGGCCGGGGGCCTGGTCCAGCTCTTCATCCTCTGGCCGGCCTTCCGGGGCCTGGGCTACGGGATCCGCTGGGGCCTCCACCTCGAGGACCCCGGGGTGCGCACGGCCCTCCGGCGCATGGCGCCGGGGATCCTGGGCACGGGCATCCACCCCATCAACGTCCTGATCTCGACCACCCTGGCTTCGCAGCTGGCCGTGGGCGCCCAGGCGGTGCTCTTCAACGCGAACATGATGGGCGAGATGGTCCTGGGGGTCTTCGCGGCCAGCGTGGCCACGGTGAGCCTGCCGGCCATGAGCCGCCTGGTGGACGCCGGGGACGCTCCGGGCCTGCGCGCGAGCCTGGCCTCGGCCCTGCGGGGCACCGCGGTGCTGGCCATCCCGGGGGCGGTGGGCATGGCGGTCCTGGCCCGGCCCATCATCGCCCTCATCTTCCAGACGGGGCGCTACTCGGCCCGCGACGTGGAGTGGACCGCCACCACCCTGGCCTTCCAGGCCGTGGGCATCCTGTTCGTGGCCACGGGCCGCATCACCGCCCAGTGCCTCTACGCCCTGAAGGACTACCGCCGTCCCGCCTACGCCGCCCTCCTCGGGATGGGGGTGAACGTCGTGCTCTCCTACATCCTCATGAAGCCCCTGGGCACCGGAGGCATCGCCCTGGCCAACGGGCTCGCCAGCATCGCGGGCCTGGGCTTCATGGTGGCCGGACTGCGCCGGCGCATGCCGGACCTCCCCGTGCGGGAGGTGGTGGGCGGGTGGCTCTCCATGGGGCTGGCGGCGGGCCTCATGGGACTCCTGGCGTGGCTGGGGGCCAGGCTCCTGGGACTTTCGTCCTTCCAGGGGCTGGGGGGCACCGGCGCCCGGCTCTTCCCCCTCATCGGTCTGTGCGGGCTCTCCTACGGGGCCCTCCTGTTGCTGTTCCGGGTGCCCGAGGGGGCCTCCCTGGCCGCTCTGCTGGCCCGCAAACTGGGCCGGAAAACGTGA
- a CDS encoding DegT/DnrJ/EryC1/StrS aminotransferase family protein produces MSVPMLELAPQNASVKEKILQGLSSIIDRSSFVLGENVKGLEAELAEYSGAKYAVGMSSGTDALLVALMALDIKHGDEVILPSFTFFATAGVVSRLGATPVFIDLDPETFNVTGALVEAAITPRTKAIIPVHLFGQLAEMPAIMAVADKHGIPVLEDACQSLGAKGWGLSAGQFGQMTGCSFYPTKNLGAFGDAGMTLIRDDEALAAKVRRLRVHGMEPVYVHHEIGMNGRIDEFQGLVLRAKLPMLEGWHEGRRRHAAWYIERLAAITPDQMVLPLEKVPDGRHIYNQFTIRVKGGRRDALMAHLRGLGIGCAVYYPICLHEQPCFEYLGYKKGRLAESELASQEVLSLPVYPEMTPAMLEEVAQGLLSFFGAR; encoded by the coding sequence ATGTCCGTGCCCATGCTCGAACTCGCGCCCCAGAACGCTTCGGTCAAGGAGAAGATCCTCCAGGGGCTGTCCAGCATCATCGACCGCTCCAGCTTCGTCCTGGGCGAGAACGTCAAGGGCCTGGAGGCCGAGCTGGCCGAGTATTCGGGCGCCAAATACGCGGTGGGCATGTCCAGCGGCACCGACGCGCTGCTGGTGGCGCTCATGGCGCTGGACATCAAGCACGGGGACGAGGTGATCCTCCCCTCCTTCACCTTCTTCGCCACCGCGGGCGTCGTGTCCCGCCTGGGGGCCACGCCGGTCTTCATCGACCTGGACCCCGAAACCTTCAACGTCACCGGCGCCCTGGTGGAGGCGGCCATCACGCCCCGCACCAAGGCCATCATCCCCGTGCACCTCTTCGGCCAGCTGGCCGAGATGCCCGCCATAATGGCGGTTGCGGACAAGCACGGCATCCCCGTGCTGGAAGACGCCTGCCAGTCCCTGGGCGCCAAGGGCTGGGGCCTCTCCGCGGGCCAGTTCGGCCAGATGACGGGGTGCAGCTTCTATCCCACCAAGAACCTGGGCGCCTTCGGGGACGCCGGAATGACCCTGATCCGGGACGACGAGGCCCTGGCCGCCAAGGTCCGCCGCCTGCGCGTCCACGGCATGGAGCCCGTCTACGTCCACCACGAGATCGGCATGAACGGCCGTATCGACGAGTTCCAGGGCCTGGTGCTCCGCGCCAAGCTGCCCATGCTGGAGGGCTGGCACGAAGGTCGGCGCCGGCACGCGGCGTGGTACATCGAGCGCCTGGCCGCCATCACCCCCGACCAGATGGTCCTGCCCCTGGAAAAGGTCCCCGATGGCCGGCACATTTATAACCAGTTCACGATCCGCGTGAAGGGCGGGCGCCGGGACGCCCTCATGGCCCACCTGCGCGGCCTGGGCATCGGCTGCGCCGTCTACTACCCGATCTGCCTGCACGAACAGCCCTGTTTCGAATACCTGGGCTACAAGAAGGGCCGACTGGCCGAATCCGAGCTGGCCAGCCAGGAAGTGCTCAGCCTGCCCGTCTACCCCGAAATGACCCCGGCGATGCTCGAAGAAGTGGCCCAGGGGCTGCTGAGCTTCTTCGGCGCCAGGTAG
- a CDS encoding ATP-binding protein has protein sequence MKIRRPAWLDSLTVTVVITMLLALGFQTWMLVQGRRRDLEIISTRAANRAQATAHRVQEIFKEVDLLLLDIREHLDPEDLLRGPRALSPARDAAMRAYLRRQAAKVPQVLLLHVVGPDGRYVFSSTEVLPDVNIADRNYFQEQRDAIADEMRVSDPFLGRVSGRWGIFPSRRVTDAGGRFAGLVIATLDTEALGTVMVAVDQAQWVLSLHAMDHQLIARSPAGPIGTRLVEPRMDSIWKGPIAFEGASMGEQEPHIWAGWQVPGTTLYTVAGYRKARALAQWHRDLKINAAVACLLVAGCAGILVLQRRNRKSAESALLLQERLAIAAQGAGIGIFDWDLDRRRLHWDDGMYRLLGLRREDLPSPGEAWLDRVDDRDKDRVRADFRAALAAEGLHLTQFRARKPDASVVHLRVAARNLKSASGRPARMVGIVYDVTQAEEAQEALKGSEAYFRTLFEAVPAAVAVLRRGEVVDANPRYLQIFQAAEPPWVLAPVRQPDGSHSRDHGERLAAAALGGSVQRLPWQCRRADGTLFDSDITVTRFRHQDDDLLMVIVRDLTAIREMETKLHHAQKMDALGQLAGGVAHDFNNMLSAIRSAAELLHEEVQGERPARLAGTIVAAADRAGQLTRQLLAFARKGKVLSTPTDVHLIIQEAVTLLERTIDRRIRIDLRLLAADATVVGDPSQIQSALLNLGVNARDAMPDGGVLTFATETLAIEEADCSQGGFRLEPGAHLHVSVADQGCGIPEANLGHIFDPFFTTKEVSKGTGLGLAAVFGTMVSHKGAVTVESSVGEGTVFHLYLPLAQPGLRQASPGAQGPLPTGTGRLLVVEDEDLVRTATTMAIESLGYAVHAVADAQGALAHFTAHHGALKAVILDMVLPGSSGEALAVTLRGIDPEVPIILVSGFPRSAGPGQLREQGFAGFLQKPLDRRELGDLLAAI, from the coding sequence GTGAAGATCCGCCGTCCAGCCTGGCTCGATAGCCTGACCGTCACGGTCGTGATCACCATGCTCCTGGCCCTGGGGTTCCAGACCTGGATGCTCGTGCAGGGACGCCGGCGGGACCTCGAGATCATCTCCACCCGGGCCGCGAACCGGGCCCAGGCCACCGCCCACCGGGTCCAGGAGATCTTCAAGGAAGTGGACCTCCTCCTCCTGGACATCCGGGAGCACCTGGACCCGGAGGACCTCCTCCGGGGCCCCAGGGCCCTCTCCCCGGCGCGGGACGCGGCCATGCGCGCCTACCTCCGCCGCCAGGCCGCGAAGGTTCCGCAAGTCCTGCTGCTTCACGTGGTAGGCCCGGATGGCCGCTACGTCTTCTCCTCCACCGAGGTGCTCCCGGACGTTAACATCGCGGACCGCAACTACTTCCAGGAACAGCGGGATGCCATCGCCGACGAGATGCGGGTTTCCGACCCGTTCCTGGGCAGGGTCTCCGGGCGCTGGGGCATCTTCCCATCCCGGCGCGTCACGGACGCCGGTGGGCGATTCGCCGGGCTCGTCATAGCGACGCTGGACACCGAGGCCCTCGGCACGGTCATGGTGGCCGTGGACCAGGCCCAGTGGGTCCTGTCCCTGCACGCCATGGACCATCAGCTCATCGCGCGGTCGCCCGCGGGCCCCATCGGCACACGGCTGGTGGAGCCCCGGATGGATTCCATCTGGAAGGGCCCCATCGCCTTCGAGGGGGCGTCCATGGGCGAACAGGAGCCGCACATCTGGGCCGGATGGCAGGTTCCGGGGACCACCCTCTACACCGTGGCGGGCTACCGGAAGGCCCGCGCCCTGGCCCAGTGGCACCGGGACCTGAAGATCAACGCCGCGGTGGCCTGCCTCCTGGTGGCCGGCTGCGCCGGCATCCTGGTCCTCCAGCGGCGGAACCGGAAGTCGGCCGAATCGGCCCTCCTGCTCCAGGAGCGCCTCGCCATCGCCGCCCAGGGCGCGGGCATCGGCATCTTCGACTGGGACCTGGACCGCCGGCGCCTCCACTGGGACGACGGCATGTACCGGCTCCTGGGCCTCCGGAGGGAGGACCTGCCTTCGCCGGGGGAGGCCTGGCTGGACCGGGTGGATGACCGGGACAAGGACCGGGTCCGCGCGGACTTCCGGGCCGCCCTGGCCGCCGAGGGCCTCCACCTGACCCAGTTCCGGGCCCGGAAGCCGGACGCTTCCGTCGTGCACCTGCGGGTCGCCGCACGGAACCTCAAGAGCGCCTCCGGCAGGCCTGCCCGCATGGTGGGCATCGTCTACGACGTCACCCAGGCCGAGGAGGCCCAGGAGGCCCTGAAGGGCAGCGAGGCCTACTTCCGGACCCTGTTCGAGGCCGTCCCCGCCGCCGTGGCCGTCCTCCGCCGCGGCGAGGTCGTCGACGCCAACCCCCGGTACCTGCAGATCTTCCAGGCCGCCGAACCCCCCTGGGTCCTGGCGCCGGTGCGCCAGCCCGACGGCAGCCACTCCCGCGACCACGGGGAACGCCTGGCCGCCGCCGCCCTGGGCGGATCCGTGCAGCGGCTCCCGTGGCAGTGCCGGCGCGCGGACGGGACGCTCTTCGACAGCGACATCACCGTGACCCGGTTCCGGCACCAGGACGACGACCTGCTGATGGTGATCGTCCGGGACCTCACGGCCATCCGCGAGATGGAGACCAAGCTCCACCATGCCCAGAAGATGGACGCCCTCGGGCAGCTGGCCGGGGGGGTCGCCCACGACTTCAACAACATGCTCTCGGCCATCCGGTCCGCGGCCGAGCTCCTCCACGAGGAGGTGCAGGGGGAGCGGCCGGCGCGCCTGGCCGGAACCATCGTGGCCGCCGCGGACCGGGCCGGACAGCTCACCCGCCAGCTCCTGGCCTTCGCCCGCAAGGGGAAGGTCCTCTCCACCCCCACCGACGTCCATCTCATCATCCAGGAGGCGGTGACGCTCCTGGAGCGCACCATCGACCGCAGGATCAGGATCGACTTGCGCCTCCTGGCCGCCGACGCCACGGTGGTGGGGGATCCCTCCCAGATCCAAAGCGCCCTCCTCAACCTCGGGGTCAACGCCCGGGACGCCATGCCCGACGGCGGCGTGCTCACCTTCGCCACCGAGACCCTGGCCATCGAGGAGGCCGACTGTTCCCAGGGCGGCTTCCGGCTGGAGCCCGGGGCCCACCTCCACGTCTCGGTGGCCGACCAGGGCTGCGGCATCCCCGAGGCCAACCTGGGCCACATCTTCGATCCCTTCTTCACCACCAAGGAGGTCAGCAAGGGCACCGGCCTGGGCCTGGCGGCGGTCTTCGGGACGATGGTCTCGCACAAGGGCGCGGTGACGGTGGAGTCCAGCGTCGGGGAGGGGACCGTCTTCCACCTCTACCTGCCCCTGGCCCAGCCCGGCCTGAGGCAGGCCTCCCCCGGCGCCCAGGGCCCCCTGCCCACCGGCACGGGCCGCCTGCTGGTGGTGGAGGACGAGGACCTGGTGCGCACCGCCACGACCATGGCCATCGAGTCCCTGGGCTACGCGGTCCACGCCGTGGCGGACGCCCAGGGCGCCCTCGCCCACTTCACCGCCCACCACGGGGCCCTCAAGGCCGTGATCCTGGACATGGTCCTGCCCGGATCCTCGGGTGAAGCGCTCGCCGTCACCCTGCGGGGCATCGACCCGGAGGTGCCCATCATCCTGGTCAGCGGCTTCCCGCGGAGCGCAGGCCCCGGGCAGCTCCGGGAGCAGGGCTTCGCCGGCTTCCTCCAGAAGCCCCTGGACAGGCGGGAGCTGGGGGACCTGCTGGCGGCGATCTAG
- a CDS encoding outer membrane protein assembly factor BamD, translating into MNLTRTLPILACGLLLMVGATACKKPKAKAEEALGQTAAQILAEGEIYLQNGKWEEGRKVLRVIEERLPSSKEFPLSKLMVADSFFFGSTTTYPEALVEYQSFLNYFPRHERRDYALYRIALCHYAVIENAERDQSETRKALDAFQTLLKEAPGSAYAVDAKAKITQCWRRLAESELMVGIFMVKNYQFAPAEMRLKTLMETYPEYVDRERAYYYLGEAMRQRPVNTEVIKQFNKDWLAKVKKDEFPKLTKEEMAEFSKAFNVLVKEELDKYKEEAKGFYQKLVESYPGSEWAGRANDRLLEMGQTGRKEELDS; encoded by the coding sequence ATGAACCTCACCCGAACGCTTCCCATTCTCGCCTGCGGCCTCCTGCTGATGGTCGGGGCGACGGCCTGCAAAAAGCCCAAGGCCAAGGCCGAGGAGGCCCTGGGCCAGACCGCGGCCCAGATCCTGGCCGAAGGCGAGATCTACCTGCAGAACGGCAAGTGGGAGGAAGGCCGCAAGGTGCTGCGGGTGATCGAGGAGCGCCTGCCCTCGTCCAAGGAATTCCCCCTGTCCAAGCTCATGGTCGCCGACAGCTTCTTCTTCGGGTCCACCACCACCTACCCCGAGGCCCTGGTGGAGTACCAGAGCTTCCTGAACTACTTCCCCCGGCACGAGCGCAGGGACTACGCCCTGTACCGCATCGCGCTCTGCCACTACGCGGTGATCGAGAACGCCGAGAGGGACCAGTCCGAGACCCGCAAGGCCCTGGACGCCTTCCAGACCCTCCTGAAGGAGGCCCCGGGCTCCGCCTACGCCGTGGACGCCAAGGCCAAGATCACCCAGTGCTGGCGCCGCCTGGCGGAATCCGAGCTCATGGTGGGGATCTTCATGGTGAAGAACTACCAGTTCGCCCCCGCCGAGATGCGCCTCAAGACGCTGATGGAGACCTACCCCGAATACGTGGACCGGGAGCGGGCGTACTACTACCTGGGCGAGGCCATGCGGCAGCGTCCCGTCAACACCGAGGTCATCAAGCAGTTCAACAAGGACTGGCTGGCCAAGGTCAAGAAGGACGAATTCCCCAAGCTCACCAAGGAGGAGATGGCGGAGTTCTCCAAGGCGTTCAACGTCCTGGTCAAGGAAGAGCTGGACAAGTACAAGGAAGAGGCCAAGGGCTTCTACCAGAAGCTGGTGGAGAGCTACCCCGGCAGCGAGTGGGCGGGGCGCGCCAACGACCGGCTGCTCGAGATGGGGCAGACGGGGCGCAAGGAAGAACTCGACAGCTAG
- a CDS encoding alpha/beta fold hydrolase: MPETLSILPEDMEPTARGFLTGHGGTPLAWARWDHPSPRGRVVISPGYGEHGERYRHTAKWLHRTGWSVTAMDHQGFGRSGGVRGDARGIKAPVEDLALVLRQERLNDTLSRGSLRPVWPQVLLGHSFGGLVGLLVLLWHPDTLDALIASSPAVALREIPLPLRLLQKVLLYAAPHRPLDIKGDKTQVCSDPVLVQRYWDDPLCHHLITAAFLDAMEEGRRELLPMGAELERPILLLEAGQDTIADPDGAEELWKAVPQGRLERHRLPGFLHEVFHDLRRIDAERITEEWLAKVFPAKAGTNALPAAMLN; this comes from the coding sequence ATGCCGGAAACCCTTTCCATCCTTCCCGAGGACATGGAGCCCACCGCGAGGGGGTTCCTGACCGGGCATGGGGGCACCCCGCTGGCCTGGGCCCGGTGGGACCACCCCAGCCCCCGGGGCCGGGTGGTGATCTCCCCGGGCTACGGGGAGCACGGGGAACGCTACCGGCACACCGCCAAGTGGCTGCACCGCACCGGGTGGTCCGTCACGGCCATGGACCACCAGGGTTTCGGCCGCAGCGGCGGGGTCCGGGGCGACGCCAGGGGCATCAAGGCCCCGGTGGAGGACCTGGCCCTGGTGCTGCGCCAGGAGCGCCTCAACGACACCCTGAGCCGGGGCTCCCTCCGGCCCGTGTGGCCCCAGGTGCTGCTCGGGCACAGCTTCGGGGGCCTGGTGGGGCTCCTGGTCCTGCTCTGGCACCCGGACACCCTGGACGCGCTCATCGCCTCCAGCCCCGCGGTGGCCCTGCGGGAGATCCCGCTGCCCCTGCGGCTCCTGCAGAAGGTCCTGCTGTACGCCGCCCCCCACCGGCCCTTGGACATCAAGGGGGACAAGACCCAGGTGTGCTCGGACCCCGTGCTTGTCCAGCGCTACTGGGACGACCCCCTCTGCCACCACCTCATCACCGCCGCCTTCCTGGACGCCATGGAGGAGGGGCGCCGGGAGCTCCTGCCCATGGGCGCCGAGCTGGAGCGCCCCATCCTCCTCCTGGAGGCCGGCCAGGACACCATCGCCGATCCCGACGGGGCCGAGGAGCTGTGGAAGGCCGTCCCCCAGGGCCGGCTGGAGCGGCACCGGCTCCCGGGCTTCCTCCACGAAGTCTTCCATGACCTGCGCCGGATCGACGCGGAACGCATCACCGAGGAATGGCTGGCCAAGGTTTTTCCTGCCAAGGCAGGAACCAATGCCCTTCCTGCCGCCATGTTGAATTGA
- the prfB gene encoding peptide chain release factor 2 encodes MDFDSLVRAKNELEPRVGQLRRHLDPDRKLLELEQLEEQTAAPGFWDNPDAAKPILKKRGVIQDELALAKRLGSGLDDLETALELARDDAEMLLEAESLEGDLRRQIEDAELRMMLSGELDVSNAIVAIAPGAGGTESCDWAAMLLRMYLRYCETKGWKTEMLDYQDGDEAGIKGATFLVSAPYAYGYLRAEAGVHRLVRISPFDAAKRRHTSFAAVYVSPELDDTIEIDIPEKDLRIDVFRASGAGGQHVNRTESAVRFTHLPTGLVVSCQNERSQIQNRASALKVLKGRLYELERRKFEEKVAQASGEKSDVAWGSQIRSYVLAPYQMVKDHRTLEETSQTQKVLDGDLDAFIRTQLLAKSLKTEG; translated from the coding sequence ATGGACTTTGATAGCCTCGTCAGAGCAAAAAACGAACTGGAACCCCGGGTCGGCCAGCTGCGCCGGCACCTGGACCCCGACCGCAAGCTCCTGGAACTCGAGCAGTTGGAAGAGCAGACGGCGGCTCCCGGCTTCTGGGACAACCCGGACGCCGCCAAGCCCATCCTGAAGAAGCGCGGGGTCATCCAGGACGAGCTGGCCCTGGCCAAGCGCCTGGGGAGCGGCCTGGACGACCTGGAGACGGCCCTGGAGCTGGCCCGGGACGACGCCGAGATGCTCCTGGAGGCCGAGTCCCTGGAAGGGGACCTGCGCCGCCAGATCGAGGACGCCGAGCTGCGCATGATGCTCTCCGGCGAGCTGGACGTCAGCAACGCCATCGTGGCCATCGCCCCCGGGGCCGGCGGCACCGAGAGCTGCGACTGGGCCGCCATGCTCCTGCGGATGTACCTCCGGTACTGCGAGACCAAGGGCTGGAAGACCGAGATGCTGGACTACCAGGACGGGGACGAGGCCGGCATCAAGGGCGCCACCTTCCTGGTGTCGGCCCCCTACGCCTACGGCTACCTGCGGGCCGAGGCCGGCGTCCATCGCCTGGTGCGCATCTCCCCCTTCGACGCCGCCAAGCGCCGGCACACCAGCTTCGCCGCGGTCTACGTCAGCCCCGAGCTGGACGACACCATCGAGATCGATATCCCCGAGAAGGACCTGCGCATCGACGTGTTCCGGGCCAGCGGCGCCGGCGGCCAGCACGTGAACCGCACCGAGAGCGCCGTGCGCTTCACCCACCTGCCCACGGGCCTGGTGGTGAGCTGCCAGAACGAGCGCAGCCAGATCCAGAACCGCGCCTCGGCCCTCAAGGTCCTCAAGGGGCGCCTCTACGAGCTGGAGCGGCGCAAGTTCGAGGAGAAGGTGGCCCAGGCCTCGGGCGAGAAGTCCGACGTGGCCTGGGGCTCCCAGATCCGCAGCTACGTCCTGGCCCCCTACCAGATGGTCAAGGACCACCGCACCCTCGAGGAGACCAGCCAGACCCAGAAGGTCCTGGACGGCGACCTCGACGCCTTCATCCGCACGCAACTCCTCGCAAAGAGCCTGAAGACCGAGGGTTAG